A region of the Thermogladius calderae 1633 genome:
TCACCTGGGCTGACGCACGGCGGCTACCAAAGTCCTGGAGCAAGAGGTTCAGTAGAGTCGTAATGGACGTCCCCTGTAGCTCCGAGGGGACTATAATGAACGACCCTTCGAGGAAGACCAAGACTACACTAAAGGACCTCGCCCTGCTCGCCAAGAGGGAGATAGAGTTACTCCAAGCTGGTATCGAGATGCTCGAGCCAGAGGGTGTTCTGGCCTACATCACGTGTAGCATCGCGCCGGAAGAGAACGAGTACGTCGTGACAAAGGTCCTGGAGTCCAGGAACGACGTAGACGTCGTAGAGCCGCCGGTGAAGCTCTTCGAGTGGGACAGGGGGCTAAGCTCGTTCCACAAGCTGGTTTTCGACGACAGGGTGAGGAGGTGTGTCAGGATATGGCCGCACAGGCACCAGATGTTCGGTTTCACCTTCTGCCTCATCACGAAGGTAAGGTGGTAGAGTCGTTTGAGGGAGAAGCGCAAGATCAAGTTCTACAACGGCCCAGCTCCTAGAGACTACGTCGCGGAGCTGCTTAGGTACTTCTCGGAAGCCTTTGGCGTAGAGGCTAGCGAGTTCTTCAACCCCAACAGGCTCGAGGAGACCTGCTTCGGGGTCGTCTGCGTCCTATACGAGGGCAGGGCTCCATCACCCCGCGCCGTGTTCTCGGGTAACGCTGTGGCCGTGGTGGTGAAAGGACACGTGGTGCTAACTCCAGTGCTCTACGAGAAGGTCTTCGGCAGGCTGGGACTGGTAGCCGCGGTCAAGGCTTCAGAGCAAGGAGTGAAGGCGTTCCTGTACGGGAAAGACCTCCTCCTCGAGAGCGTCCTGGAGATCTACCCGCCAGTCGACAGCTACGTGGCGGTCGTGGACAGCGTAGACGGACTCGTGGTCGGTGTAGCGAGGTGGGACAGCGGGTCAAGGGTTTTCAGGAACATCTTCGACATAGGCCTATACTTGAGGGGGTTTGGATAGCTGGTTTAGGTAACGTTTTTTAAGTTTTAGTCGTTATAAGTTGAGTTCGGAGCCTGGTTCAAGTATTTGAAAGATAGCCGCGAGGTTCGTTATGCCAAGAAAGATAAAGGTGAAAACGGTCTACGGGCTGACGATCGACCTAGTAATCGACAAGACGGAGAAGGACAAGGTCCTGGTGGTCTTACCGGACGGTAAACAAGTTGAGATGAAGGTCATTAAACACGGCCCTGACAGGGTCATCCTGGACTACGACGGGGTGTACTTCTCTATCCTACTGGCGGGCGAGCACGCGTACATCAACACCCAGCCCCTGCTCGTGAGCAGTATCTCGGAGATCTACGAGACGCCGGTAAAGAAGAAAGTATCCGAGGAGGCGAGACCCGTAGAGACGGGCAGTAGGGTTATCAAGGCCCCTATTTCCGGGAGGATAGTGGAGGTCAAGGTGAAGAAGGGGGACAAGGTCAAGCAAGGCGATGTCGTCGCGATAATGGAGTCCATGAAAATGGTGATCGAGATAAAGTCCCACTTGGAGGGCGAGGTTCTAGAGGTGCACGTGCAGAGAGGGCAGGCTGTAGGGAAAGACGCGCCTCTAGTCACGTTGAAGTAGTCTACAACGGTATATTGGAGTGCTTCTTCGGCACTATCCCGACGTACTCTTCCCTCTTCCTCTTCACGAAGTCTAGAGCAGTCGCGATCTTGAGCCTCGTCTCTGCCGGGTCTATGACGTCGTCGACGTATCCGAGCTCCGCTGACAAGTACGGGTTGGCGAAAATTTTCCTGTACTCCTGGGTCTTCTCCTCGTAGAACTTGGCTGGGTCGGGCCTCGTCTCGGCCTCCTTCCTGTAGAGGATCCTCACCGCGCTCTCCGGGCCCATCACGGCGATCTCCGCCGTGGGCCAAGCATAGGTGATGTCGGCGCCCAGCGACTTACTGCCCATAGCAATGTAGGCCCCGCCGTACGCCTTCCTCATAATCACGGTAATCTTAGGGACAGTCGCGTCGGCGTATGCGTGGAGGATCTTGGCCCCGTGCCTTATGATCCCGCCGTGTTCCTGGTCTACACCTGGCATGAAGCCGGGGGTGTCCACGAATGTTATAATAGGCAAGTTGAACGCGTCGCAGAACCTCACGAACCTAGCTATCTTGTTGGAGGCGTCGATGTCTATGACCCCTCCTTTCTCGGCCGGCTGGTTGGCGACGACACACACGCTGTGCCCTCCTACCCTGGCAAACCCCACGACAGCGGACTTGGCGAAGTCGGGCTGTATCTCTAGGAACTCGCCGTTGTCCGCTACGCTTACCACGACCTCCTTTACGTCGAAGGGCTTGACCGGGTCTGTAGGGACGACGGAGTACAGGTTGTCCAGCCTCCTCTCAATGGGGTCCTCTGTCGGGATGTACGGGGGCTCCTCGTTAGAGTTGCTCGGGAGGTAGGAGAGTAGCTTCCTCGTCAGCGCGAAGGCTGTCTGCTCGTCGTCCGCGACGAGGTGGGCTACACCGCTCTTAGTAGCGTGGACGTGGGCCCCTCCCAGCTCCTCGAAGGTCACCTCGACACCTGTCGCCGCCTTGACCACCTCGGGGCCTGTGATGAACATGTACGCCTGTTTGACCATGATTACAAAGTCCATGAGGGCAGGGCTGTACGAGGCGGCGCCGGCGCACGGCCCCAGCATGACCGCGATCTGGGGTACCACACCGCTCGCCTTGACGTTGGCCGCGAACAGCAAGCCGGAGCTGTGTAGGCTCGCCACCCCTTCTTGGATCCGGGCTCCACCCGAGTCGTATAGGCCTATCACCGGGGCGCCGTACCTCACCGCCATCTCGATCAGGTGGGCTATCTTCTCTCCGTGGACTTCGCCTATGCTACCCCCGAAGACCGTGAAGTCCTGGGCGTACACGAAGACAGGCCTACCGTCGATCCTCCCGTAGCCTATTATTACACCATCCCCGTAGACCTTCACTTTGTCCATACCGAAGAACGTGCTGCGGTGCGTCCTGAGCCACTGTATCTCCTGGAAACCGTCTTTGTCTAGTAGCAGGCTCAGCCTGTCCCTGACCCAGAGCTTCCCCTTCTTGCGTTGCGCCTCTATCTTGTCCAGGCCACCGCCGATAATCCCCTTCTCTCTAATACCTCTCAGCTCGCTCAACAGGTCTTCGTGGCTCCTCGACATCACTTAGCCCTCCTCAGTACGCTGACCGCCGTGATAGTCCCAACACCACCTATGTTGTGGGTGAGCGCGGTCTCGGGCGAAGAAGCCTTGTAGCCTGGGAAGTCCCCTCTTAACTGGAGGTAGGCCTCAGCAACCTGGTACACACCCGTTGCCCCAACAGGGTGCCCCCTCGCCTTGAGCCCACCGCTGAAGTTCACCTCGGGCTTATCACCCTTGGCGAACCTGCCCTCTCTCCAGAGCTTCGGGGCCTCCCCCTTAGGTGCAAAGCCGATGTCCTCTAAAGCGAGGAAGCCCGTTATGCTGAAAGCGTCGTGTACCTCTGCGTAGTCTACGTCTTTAAGGGAGATGCCGGCGCGTTTGACGGCCTCCCTCGTCGCCGTGACCGTCGACTCCATTGTCAGGAGGTCTCTCCTCGAGGCTAGGTCGACGCTATCAGTGGCCATAGCCACAGAGGCGAGCTCTACCAGGACGTCCCTCCCCGTCTTCTTCGCGACCTCCCTCGCCCGCTCCTCGCCCCTGACAAGGATCACTACCGCTGCGCCGTCTCCAATAGGGGAAGCGTCGAACAAGCGGATCGGGTCGGCTATTAGTGGGCTGTTGAGAATGGCCTCGAGAGTAGTCTTTCTCGGGAGCTGCGCGTAAGGGTTGTAAGACGCGTACTCGTGCATCCTGAGCGGCCAGTAAGCGAAGTCCTCCCTGGTGTACCCGAACTTCTCCATGTAGTACCTCATCACCATGGCGTTAAGGCCTGTGAAGGTGACCCCGTAGATCAGCTCGTACTGAGCGTCCGAGGCCTGGGCAAGAGCCTTCGTGGCCTCGCTCGTGACACCCTCCGTCAGCTTCTCCACGCCTCCAACAGCGACGACGTCTGCTAAACCCGACTTCACGAGCGCGTAGCCTGTGTACACGGCCGCCCCGCCGCTACCGCAGGCTGCTTCTACTTTGAAAGCGGGTAAGCCTCTGAGACCAGCGAAGTCCACTAGGAGGGGTCCTAGGTCGTCCTGCTCCATCAGCACACTGGACGTCATGTTCCCGATCACGACTGCGTCCGGCCTCAAACCCCCGGCGTCCTCGATCGCCTTCCACAGGGCCTCGGAAAACAGGCTTCTAGCGCTCTTGTCGAAGAACCTGCCGATCTTGGTCATCCCGGCGCCCACAAGGTAAACTTTCTCCAAGATCCCACCTGTGCCTGAATACCTGGATAGAGGATTTCCCTCTTGGTATATAA
Encoded here:
- a CDS encoding DUF2118 domain-containing protein — its product is MPRKIKVKTVYGLTIDLVIDKTEKDKVLVVLPDGKQVEMKVIKHGPDRVILDYDGVYFSILLAGEHAYINTQPLLVSSISEIYETPVKKKVSEEARPVETGSRVIKAPISGRIVEVKVKKGDKVKQGDVVAIMESMKMVIEIKSHLEGEVLEVHVQRGQAVGKDAPLVTLK
- a CDS encoding acyl-CoA carboxylase subunit beta — encoded protein: MSRSHEDLLSELRGIREKGIIGGGLDKIEAQRKKGKLWVRDRLSLLLDKDGFQEIQWLRTHRSTFFGMDKVKVYGDGVIIGYGRIDGRPVFVYAQDFTVFGGSIGEVHGEKIAHLIEMAVRYGAPVIGLYDSGGARIQEGVASLHSSGLLFAANVKASGVVPQIAVMLGPCAGAASYSPALMDFVIMVKQAYMFITGPEVVKAATGVEVTFEELGGAHVHATKSGVAHLVADDEQTAFALTRKLLSYLPSNSNEEPPYIPTEDPIERRLDNLYSVVPTDPVKPFDVKEVVVSVADNGEFLEIQPDFAKSAVVGFARVGGHSVCVVANQPAEKGGVIDIDASNKIARFVRFCDAFNLPIITFVDTPGFMPGVDQEHGGIIRHGAKILHAYADATVPKITVIMRKAYGGAYIAMGSKSLGADITYAWPTAEIAVMGPESAVRILYRKEAETRPDPAKFYEEKTQEYRKIFANPYLSAELGYVDDVIDPAETRLKIATALDFVKRKREEYVGIVPKKHSNIPL
- a CDS encoding thiolase domain-containing protein, whose amino-acid sequence is MEKVYLVGAGMTKIGRFFDKSARSLFSEALWKAIEDAGGLRPDAVVIGNMTSSVLMEQDDLGPLLVDFAGLRGLPAFKVEAACGSGGAAVYTGYALVKSGLADVVAVGGVEKLTEGVTSEATKALAQASDAQYELIYGVTFTGLNAMVMRYYMEKFGYTREDFAYWPLRMHEYASYNPYAQLPRKTTLEAILNSPLIADPIRLFDASPIGDGAAVVILVRGEERAREVAKKTGRDVLVELASVAMATDSVDLASRRDLLTMESTVTATREAVKRAGISLKDVDYAEVHDAFSITGFLALEDIGFAPKGEAPKLWREGRFAKGDKPEVNFSGGLKARGHPVGATGVYQVAEAYLQLRGDFPGYKASSPETALTHNIGGVGTITAVSVLRRAK